The sequence TCTCAGGCTGCTGGTCACGCCATTTCAGCAGCTCGCTGACCACGGTTTCCAGCCCCACGCCCTCCTGGGCCCGCTGCTCCGGAGTCATGGAAATTCCCCGGCTGGCCTTCACCAGAATCACGTCGCCGTCCTGGACTTCCGCTTTCAGGGCGGCAGTCAGTTCCGGCACGGTGCGGTGGGCATGGTGGCCCAGTAGCTCGGCGTAGGGGCCCACGCCAAAGCATAGGTCGGCGCTTTCGCAGGCGCTGCGGCCCACTTCGGCGTGCAGCTCGGGGGCGGTGGGTCCCAGCTCCAGCATGGTGCCCAGCACCGAGATGCGGCGGCCCCGGAAGTTCTGCAGGGCGCTCAGCGCCGCCTGCACGGCCAGCGGGCTGGCATTGTAGGCATCGTCAATCACGGTGTAGCGGCCCGAATGAATCTGATACCGGCCGCTGGGCACCTGCACCTGCTCCACGCGCTGAATGGCGGCGGCCAGCGGCACCCCGTAGGTTTCGGCCAGATACAGGCCCAGCACTGCTGCTTCGGCCTGCACCTGCGCGGCGTTCGGCAGGTGAACCGTCTGGCCCCGGTAGGTGAAGTCGGCCCCCTGCTCGTTGACACGCAGGTCCTGCCCGCTGTGCTGCACCGGCAGTTCGGGCGTGGAAAAGCCGTAAATCTCCTGCTCCGGGAACCAGACCCGCGCCTGATTCCCCACCAGCGCACGTGGCGAGTGCAGAATCTTGCCCTTTTCCTGAGCAATCACTTCCAGGCTGCTGAGGCCTTCCAGATGCGCCGCGCCGATAGAGGTCAGCACACCCACGTCAGGGCGGACCAGGCTGATCAGCCGGTCCATTTCGCCCACGCGGTCAATGCCCATCTCGACCACCAGCGGCCGCTCCGAGCTGCCGAACTCGGTCAGAAAGCAGGCGATGGCCGGGATCGTGTTGTACACCGGCATGTAATGCGCGTCCAGCGCGGCGGCCACATAGGACTTGGTGGTGGTTTTGCCCACGCTGCCGGTCACTCCGACCACCAGGGGGTTCTTCGCCCGCTCCTGCTGCGCCCAGGCGGTCAGGGCGGCCAGCGAATCGGGCACTTCCACCGTGCGCGGCAGCCGGCTGGCCGCGCCGGGCAGGTCGGTCAGCACG is a genomic window of Deinococcus proteolyticus MRP containing:
- the murF gene encoding UDP-N-acetylmuramoyl-tripeptide--D-alanyl-D-alanine ligase, which gives rise to MLSPHGPLPFEATVHPQARPGVRLTWDSRQADADTAFVALPGERDHGNRFIEAALERGAPFVLTDLPGAASRLPRTVEVPDSLAALTAWAQQERAKNPLVVGVTGSVGKTTTKSYVAAALDAHYMPVYNTIPAIACFLTEFGSSERPLVVEMGIDRVGEMDRLISLVRPDVGVLTSIGAAHLEGLSSLEVIAQEKGKILHSPRALVGNQARVWFPEQEIYGFSTPELPVQHSGQDLRVNEQGADFTYRGQTVHLPNAAQVQAEAAVLGLYLAETYGVPLAAAIQRVEQVQVPSGRYQIHSGRYTVIDDAYNASPLAVQAALSALQNFRGRRISVLGTMLELGPTAPELHAEVGRSACESADLCFGVGPYAELLGHHAHRTVPELTAALKAEVQDGDVILVKASRGISMTPEQRAQEGVGLETVVSELLKWRDQQPETA